In the genome of Microcoleus vaginatus PCC 9802, the window CCGAGCGAGCCATTTATCAAAAATATCTAAATAGGGAATTCCCCGCAACTCACAAGCTAATTTCGTTGCTTCCTTATACCGATATTGGTCAGCATGACTGTAATACAAACAATCTTGAAAAGGCATTTTACTTTCATCCACCGGCACCATCCCGACAAATATCACCGGACAAAGTTGTTTGGAAGTGTCTAATAAATTATCCAAAACAGTCTTAAAATGTTCAAACTCAGTGTAGCTGCGCCCGGTAGGCGACTGCACTCTCGCCGAATCGTTGAGGCCTACGGAAAGAATAATCGCATCCGGGACGCGGTTTCTGAGCTCGCCACGGTGGCGAAACTCGTTTTCGAGCCGCTGGGAGACTTGATAGGTGCGATCGCCCCGAACGCCCAAATTGTATAAAACGTGTCCTGCACTCTCCGGTAACATCCACTGGCGCCGCAATCTTTCCACCCAGCCACCGCCTACACCGTCGCCGAAACCGTAGATTAAGCTGTCACCGAAAGCAACCAATTTGAGGGGATGAGAATTTCCCCGATGCAAGTGACCAAAGGAATAGGCTGTTGCTACCTGCATAAGCAATGATACTCAGTTAATAAATTATGAATCTTGACATACTAGACTAGAATGTAACATTACATAAAGTAGGGAGTCTCATGGCTAA includes:
- a CDS encoding G-D-S-L family lipolytic protein; this encodes MQVATAYSFGHLHRGNSHPLKLVAFGDSLIYGFGDGVGGGWVERLRRQWMLPESAGHVLYNLGVRGDRTYQVSQRLENEFRHRGELRNRVPDAIILSVGLNDSARVQSPTGRSYTEFEHFKTVLDNLLDTSKQLCPVIFVGMVPVDESKMPFQDCLYYSHADQYRYKEATKLACELRGIPYLDIFDKWLARGNIWCSSCLTSDGLHPNAAGYQSLFEDVTSWEPIASISH